The following proteins come from a genomic window of Gemmatimonadaceae bacterium:
- a CDS encoding potassium transporter Kup: MTTGSHPAFVADSNHHHVGDPATGKKLALLTLTALGVVYGDIGTSPLYALKECFNGPHGVEPTPENVIGVLSLIVWSLISVVTVKYVGFILRADNRGEGGTLALLALLLQKVGGVAISESKKKRVVVLALFGAALMYGDGIITPAMSVLSAVEGLEVIAPALNRYIVPVTLALLVAFFGAQRFGTDRVGKAFGPLMLLWFTGIAALGVPHILAQPAVLTAIAPWHAVRFFMSHGWHGFVLLGAVVLSVTGAEALYADMGHFGKRPIRLAWLLLVFPCLLLNYFGQGAALISHAAARANPFYFLAPGMLQIPLLILATMAAIIASQAMVSGAFSLTQQSVQLGYTPRVTIIHTSSTQSGQIYIPEINTLIAFGTMLVVLGFRSSSALGAAYGIAVTGTMTITSLLFYELCTTRWNWPRWRALAVTGVFLTVDAAFLGSNVLKVLQGGWVPLMVGAGIFTLMSTWKRGREALGQLLRRSTLPTELFLSDIKRKEPTRVTGTAVFMTSDADGIPPVLLHHLKHNKVLHEQVVLLSVVSKPVPYIDGARRVSVTSLGAGFWRVTAAYGFMQTPEMRDIMASARSCGLVCSSGSTSYFLGREQLLPNGPSRMATWRKKLFILMMRNARSATAFFGIPPGRVVELGTQIEL; this comes from the coding sequence ATGACGACGGGGTCCCATCCCGCGTTCGTGGCCGACAGCAACCACCACCACGTCGGTGACCCGGCCACGGGCAAGAAGCTGGCGCTGCTGACGCTGACCGCGCTCGGCGTGGTGTACGGCGACATCGGCACCAGCCCGCTCTACGCGCTCAAGGAGTGCTTCAACGGGCCGCACGGCGTGGAGCCGACGCCGGAGAACGTCATCGGCGTGCTGTCGCTGATCGTCTGGTCGCTGATCAGCGTCGTGACGGTGAAGTACGTCGGCTTCATCCTGCGCGCCGACAACCGCGGTGAGGGCGGGACGCTCGCGCTGCTCGCGCTGCTGCTGCAGAAGGTAGGCGGGGTTGCGATCAGCGAGAGCAAGAAGAAGCGTGTGGTGGTGCTGGCGCTCTTCGGTGCGGCGTTGATGTACGGCGATGGCATCATCACACCGGCGATGTCGGTGCTGTCCGCGGTGGAGGGTCTCGAGGTGATCGCGCCGGCCCTCAACCGGTACATCGTGCCTGTCACCCTGGCGCTCCTCGTCGCGTTCTTCGGTGCGCAGCGTTTCGGCACGGACCGCGTGGGCAAGGCCTTCGGGCCGCTCATGCTGCTCTGGTTCACGGGGATTGCGGCACTGGGCGTTCCGCACATCCTCGCCCAGCCGGCGGTGCTGACCGCGATTGCGCCGTGGCACGCCGTGCGTTTCTTCATGTCGCATGGCTGGCATGGCTTCGTGCTGCTCGGCGCCGTCGTGCTCTCGGTCACCGGCGCGGAGGCGCTGTATGCCGACATGGGCCACTTCGGGAAGCGCCCGATCCGCCTCGCCTGGCTGCTGCTGGTCTTTCCCTGCCTCCTGCTCAACTATTTCGGCCAGGGCGCGGCGCTCATCAGCCATGCCGCGGCACGCGCGAACCCGTTCTACTTCCTCGCGCCCGGCATGCTGCAGATCCCGCTGCTCATCCTGGCCACGATGGCCGCGATCATCGCCAGCCAGGCCATGGTCTCCGGTGCCTTCTCGCTCACGCAACAGAGCGTGCAGCTCGGCTACACGCCACGTGTCACGATCATCCACACCTCCTCGACGCAGTCGGGGCAGATCTACATCCCGGAGATCAACACCCTGATCGCCTTCGGCACGATGCTGGTCGTGCTTGGGTTCCGGTCGTCCAGTGCGCTCGGTGCAGCCTACGGCATCGCCGTCACAGGCACGATGACGATCACGTCGCTGCTGTTCTACGAACTGTGCACGACGCGCTGGAACTGGCCACGCTGGCGTGCGCTGGCTGTGACCGGCGTCTTCCTGACGGTTGACGCCGCGTTCCTCGGCTCCAACGTGCTCAAGGTGCTGCAGGGCGGCTGGGTGCCGCTGATGGTGGGTGCCGGGATCTTCACGCTGATGAGCACGTGGAAGCGCGGTCGCGAGGCGCTCGGACAGTTGCTGCGGCGCAGCACGCTGCCCACCGAGCTGTTCCTCTCGGACATCAAGCGCAAGGAGCCCACGCGGGTGACCGGCACGGCGGTCTTCATGACATCCGACGCCGACGGCATTCCGCCGGTGCTCCTGCACCACCTCAAGCACAACAAGGTCTTGCACGAGCAGGTCGTCCTGCTGAGCGTGGTCTCGAAGCCGGTGCCGTACATCGACGGGGCACGGCGCGTGTCGGTGACGTCGCTCGGCGCCGGCTTCTGGCGCGTGACGGCCGCGTACGGCTTCATGCAGACGCCCGAGATGCGCGACATCATGGCGAGCGCCCGCAGTTGCGGGCTCGTCTGCTCGAGCGGCTCGACGAGCTACTTCCTCGGCCGCGAGCAGCTTCTGCCGAACGGCCCGTCGCGCATGGCCACCTGGCGGAAGAAGCTGTTCATCCTGATGATGCGGAACGCCCGGTCCGCCACCGCGTTCTTCGGCATCCCGCCCGGCCGCGTCGTGGAACTCGGGACGCAGATCGAACTCTGA
- a CDS encoding PQQ-dependent sugar dehydrogenase encodes MRVLLLSLTVLGTAACSASGATAQSGPSASIDTTPSRLVPARATALDGRLRVPAGFAVTKFATVNGARALALAPDGSVYVSIPNRGTIMRVVDRNADGVADSTSVVLTGLDRPHGMAFHKGKFYVANTGGVVRFALTAAGVPSGAPEQLNRYDGGKGHITRTIVFGADGRMYVSIGSSCNLCVESAPERATVMQYDENGQNGRIYSSGLRNAVGVAVHPVTKQLWVTQHERDNLAPDHQDLPTEELNLLQDGKDYGWPYCHGPRIPNPEYNDQARCDRTEAPALRMQAHSAPLGIVFLDRATAFPADYRGDALVAFHGSWNRDTPTGAKVVRVRIRNGRPVSYEDFITGWQNDAGARWGRPVDFAVLRDGSVLVSDDAGNSIYRVTGSR; translated from the coding sequence ATGCGTGTGCTGTTGCTGTCCCTCACGGTGCTTGGCACCGCCGCCTGCAGCGCGTCCGGCGCCACGGCGCAGTCGGGCCCGAGCGCCTCGATCGACACCACGCCGAGCCGCCTGGTGCCGGCACGTGCCACCGCGCTCGACGGCCGCCTGCGGGTGCCCGCTGGCTTCGCGGTGACGAAGTTCGCCACCGTCAACGGCGCACGCGCGCTGGCGCTGGCACCGGACGGGAGCGTGTACGTCAGCATCCCGAACCGTGGCACCATCATGCGCGTCGTGGACCGCAATGCCGATGGCGTCGCCGATTCCACGTCGGTGGTGCTGACCGGCCTCGACCGGCCGCATGGCATGGCGTTCCACAAGGGGAAGTTCTACGTGGCCAACACCGGCGGCGTGGTGCGCTTCGCGCTGACGGCCGCCGGCGTGCCGAGCGGCGCCCCGGAGCAGCTCAACCGCTACGACGGCGGGAAGGGGCACATCACCCGCACGATCGTCTTCGGCGCCGACGGCCGCATGTACGTCTCGATCGGCAGCAGCTGCAACCTCTGCGTCGAGTCGGCACCGGAGCGCGCAACGGTGATGCAGTACGACGAGAACGGGCAGAACGGGCGCATCTACAGCAGCGGCCTGCGCAACGCGGTGGGCGTGGCCGTGCACCCCGTCACGAAGCAGCTCTGGGTGACGCAGCACGAGCGCGACAACCTCGCCCCGGACCACCAGGACCTGCCGACCGAGGAGCTGAACCTGCTGCAGGACGGGAAGGACTACGGCTGGCCGTACTGCCATGGACCGCGGATCCCGAACCCGGAATACAACGACCAGGCGCGCTGTGACCGCACCGAGGCACCGGCGCTCCGCATGCAGGCGCACTCGGCCCCCCTCGGCATCGTCTTCCTGGACCGGGCGACGGCCTTCCCGGCAGACTACCGCGGCGACGCACTGGTGGCGTTCCACGGCAGCTGGAACCGCGACACGCCGACCGGGGCCAAGGTGGTCCGCGTCCGCATCCGCAACGGCCGCCCGGTGAGCTACGAGGACTTCATCACCGGCTGGCAGAACGACGCCGGTGCGCGCTGGGGGCGACCGGTGGACTTCGCGGTGCTCCGCGACGGGTCCGTGCTCGTCAGCGATGACGCCGGCAACTCGATCTATCGCGTGACTGGGAGCCGGTAG